Proteins co-encoded in one Xanthomonas campestris pv. badrii genomic window:
- a CDS encoding response regulator transcription factor: MSPLRIALADDQVLVRAGLRALLQQQGVEVVCEADDGEGLLDALGTTTVDVVLSDIRMPGIDGIQALEQLRARGDRTPVLLLTTFDDGDLLLRATDAGAQGFLLKDAAPEDLRDAIARVAAGDTLLQPVSTDPVRARYQFRDQQAPRETFNEREVAILRLLAGGYSNKEIARTLFLAEGTVKNYVSTILEKLGTRDRTRAVLKAITLRVI; the protein is encoded by the coding sequence ATGAGTCCACTCCGAATCGCCCTGGCCGACGACCAGGTCCTGGTCCGCGCCGGCCTGCGCGCCTTGCTGCAGCAGCAAGGCGTGGAGGTGGTCTGCGAGGCCGACGACGGGGAGGGCCTGCTGGACGCGCTGGGCACCACCACGGTGGACGTGGTGCTCAGCGATATCCGCATGCCCGGCATCGACGGCATCCAGGCGCTGGAGCAGCTGCGCGCCCGCGGCGACCGCACCCCGGTGCTGCTGCTCACCACCTTCGACGACGGCGACCTGCTGCTGCGTGCCACCGACGCCGGCGCGCAGGGCTTCCTGCTCAAGGACGCCGCCCCGGAAGACCTGCGCGACGCCATCGCCCGGGTCGCCGCCGGCGACACCCTGCTGCAGCCGGTCAGCACCGACCCGGTGCGCGCGCGCTACCAGTTCCGCGACCAGCAGGCTCCGCGCGAGACCTTCAACGAACGCGAGGTCGCCATCCTGCGCCTGCTGGCCGGCGGCTACTCCAACAAGGAGATCGCCCGCACCCTGTTCCTGGCCGAAGGCACGGTGAAGAACTACGTCTCCACCATCCTGGAAAAGCTAGGCACCCGCGACCGCACCCGGGCGGTGTTGAAGGCGATTACGTTGCGGGTGATTTGA